One Setaria italica strain Yugu1 chromosome II, Setaria_italica_v2.0, whole genome shotgun sequence DNA segment encodes these proteins:
- the LOC101757638 gene encoding 1-Cys peroxiredoxin PER1, protein MPGLTIGDTVPNLELDSTHGRIRIHDFIGDGYVIIFSHPADFTPVCTTEMAAMAGYAQEFKKRGVKLLGISCDDVASHKEWIKDIEAYKPGTNLTYPILADPDRSAIKQLNMVDPDEKDAQGVNLPSRTLHIVGPDRTVKLSFLYPACTGRNMDEVLRAVDSLLTAARHKGKVATPANWKPGDRVVIGPSVSDEEARKLFPDGFETADLPSKKGYLRFTKV, encoded by the exons ATGCCGGGCCTTACCATCGGCGACACCGTCCCCAACCTGGAGCTGGACTCCACCCATGGCCGAATCCGCATCCACGACTTCATCGGCGACGGCTACGTCATCATCTTCTCCCATCCCG CTGACTTCACCCCGGTGTGCACGACGGagatggcggcgatggcggggtACGCGCAGGAGTTCAAGAAGCGTGGCGTGAAGCTGCTGGGCATCTCCTGCGACGACGTGGCGTCCCACAAGGAGTGGATCAAGGACATCGAGGCCTACAAGCCGGGGACGAACCTGACGTACCCGATCCTGGCGGACCCTGACCGGTCGGCGATCAAGCAGCTCAACATGGTGGACCCGGACGAGAAGGACGCGCAGGGGGTGAACCTCCCTTCCCGCACGCTCCACATCGTCGGGCCCGACCGGACGGTGAAGCTGAGCTTCCTGTACCCGGCGTGCACGGGGCGGAACATGGACGAGGTGCTCCGGGCAGTGGACTCGCTGCTCACGGCGGCAAGGCACAAGGGGAAGGTGGCCACACCCGCCAACTGGAAGCCCGGCGACCGCGTCGTCATCGGGCCCAGCGTCTCCGACGAGGAGGCCAGGAAGCTGTTCCCCGACGGGTTCGAGACCGCAGACCTGCCATCCAAGAAGGGGTACCTCCGCTTCACCAAGGTCTAG
- the LOC101757241 gene encoding uncharacterized protein LOC101757241, with product MEPTGTIVFASFGVSRFGFDVFSVAVPPAAPDDVPDAKMLDERRHTDGVSVNFNAQFADDASDAVAFVSERTGAASLFLSRPGSERPEPLPAAEGSLFHDRPTVRGGRVYFVSAHEKPDRPFRSWAAVHAAGLGGEGGAVERVTPRGVVDMSPAVSASGELVAVASYGDRPWAFDFRVLETEIAVFRAADPARRVVVAGRGGWPTWHGERTLFFHRVADDGWWSVFRVDLSPDTLEPTGDGERRVTPPGLHCFTPAAAGRGGGRWIAVATRRKDRAQRHIELFDLETERFSPLTELLNPDLHHYNPFFSPSGGRLGYHRFRGAGATGDSVVPYLQPVRSPVRSIRMLRVNGTFPSFSPDASHIAVNGDFFATPGVMVLRSDGTRRWTISKEPSLFFTTWSPTERGVVFTSAGPIFETPKATVRIARVEFDPSELTDDRKEVSAATVRALTRPEAGNDAFPAVSPCGRWLVFRSGRTGHKNLYVIDTARGEEEEGGGAAVRRLTEGEWIDTMPSWSPDGSLIAFSSNRHDPANPAVFSIYLVRPDGSRLRRVYVAGPEGSAEADKERINHVCFSPDSRWLLFTANLGGVMAEPVSGPNQFQPYGDLYVCRLDGSGLQRLTCNAYENGTPAWGPSSAGLGVEAMSLGAPAGEDPMGQFDEPLWLTCDV from the coding sequence ATGGAGCCCACGGGCACAATCGTCTTCGCCTCCTTCGGCGTCTCCCGCTTCGGCTTCGACGTCTTCTCCGTCGCCGTGCCGCCGGCGGCCCCGGACGATGTCCCCGACGCGAAGATGCTCGACGAGCGGCGGCACACGGACGGCGTGTCCGTCAACTTCAACGCCCAGTTCGCGGACGACGCCAGCGACGCGGTCGCGTTCGTCTCCGAGCGGACGGGCGCCGCGAGCCTGTTCCTTTCCAGACCAGGGTCCGAGCGCCCCGAGCCGCTCCCGGCGGCCGAGGGCAGCCTGTTCCACGACCGCCCCACGGTGCGGGGCGGGCGGGTGTACTTCGTCTCCGCGCACGAGAAGCCGGACCGGCCGTTCCGGAGCTGGGCGGCGGTGCACGCGGCGGGACtgggcggcgagggcggggcGGTGGAGCGGGTCACCCCGAGGGGCGTCGTGGACATGAGCCCCGCCGTGTCGGCGTCGGGGGAGCTCGTCGCAGTCGCGTCGTACGGGGACCGGCCCTGGGCGTTCGACTTCCGGGTCCTGGAGACGGAGATCGCCGTGTTCCGCGCCGCCGACCCGGCGCGCCGCGTCGTGgtcgcggggcggggcgggtggCCGACCTGGCACGGGGAGCGCACGCTCTTCTTCCACCGCGTCGCCGACGACGGGTGGTGGAGCGTGTTCCGGGTGGACCTCTCGCCGGACACCCTCGAGcccaccggcgacggcgagcgccgcgTGACGCCGCCGGGGCTCCACTGCTTcacccccgccgcggccggccgagGTGGGGGCCGCTGGATCGCAGTCGCGACGCGGCGGAAGGACCGCGCGCAGCGGCACATCGAGCTGTTCGACCTCGAGACCGAGCGCTTCTCCCCGCTCACCGAGCTCCTCAACCCGGACCTCCACCACTACAACCCCTTCTTCTCGCCGTCCGGCGGCCGCCTCGGGTACCACCGgttccgcggcgccggcgctacTGGCGACTCGGTGGTCCCCTACCTGCAGCCGGTGCGGAGCCCTGTGAGGTCCATCCGGATGCTCCGCGTGAACGGCACGTTCCCGTCCTTCTCGCCCGACGCGTCGCACATCGCCGTGAACGGCGACTTCTTCGCGACGCCGGGCGTCATGGTGCTCCGGTCCGACGGCACCAGGCGGTGGACGATCAGCAAGGAGCCCAGCCTGTTCTTCACCACGTGGAGCCCCACCGAGCGCGGGGTCGTGTTCACCTCCGCGGGCCCCATCTTCGAGACCCCGAAAGCGACGGTCCGGATCGCGCGGGTGGAGTTCGACCCGAGCGAGCTCACCGACGACCGCAAGGAGGTGAGCGCGGCGACGGTGAGGGCGCTCACCCGCCCCGAGGCCGGTAACGACGCGTTCCCGGCGGTGTCCCCCTGCGGGCGGTGGCTGGTGTTCCGGTCCGGCCGCACGGGGCACAAGAACCTGTACGTGATCGAcacggcgcgcggcgaggaggaggagggcggcggcgccgccgtccggcGGCTGACGGAGGGCGAGTGGATCGACACGATGCCGAGCTGGTCCCCCGACGGGAGCCTGATCGCGTTCTCGTCGAACCGGCACGACCCGGCGAACCCGGCCGTGTTCAGCATCTACCTGGTGCGGCCCGACGGCTCCCGGCTGCGGCGCGTGTACGTGGCCGGGCCCGAGGGCAGCGCGGAGGCGGACAAGGAGCGGATCAACCACGTGTGCTTCAGCCCGGACTCGCGGTGGCTGCTGTTCACGGCGAACCTCGGCGGCGTGATGGCGGAGCCGGTGTCGGGGCCCAACCAGTTCCAGCCGTACGGGGACCTGTACGTGTGCCGGCTGGACGGGTCGGGGCTCCAGCGGCTCACCTGCAACGCCTACGAGAACGGGACGCCGGCGTGGGGGCCCTCGAGCGCCGGGCTCGGGGTGGAGGCGATGTCGCTGGGCGCGCCCGCCGGGGAGGACCCGATGGGCCAGTTCGACGAGCCGCTCTGGCTCACTTGCGACGTCTGA